ATCGAACACAGATGGACACAGATAGATTATTCGTTTGCATTTATTTCAAACTATGTTTTTTATTTTCCGAAATTCATAGAAGGGGTTTGGTAGTTATATATAGCGCTTAACGATCTATAACTAACTTCTTATAACTAACCTATGGGCAATATAGCCCCACTCTTTCTTAGCAAAAAACCCAGTCATCGTGACTGGGTTTTTGTATTACAGGACATACCAAAGATTATGCAGGATTGGTTTGCATTCTGTTCTGTAGCAAGTTGATGATTGCAGCTTTTTCTAAGATTCCGACTAGTATGCCATTGTCACGAATCACAGCTAGTGAAGACAATCTTTGTTGTTCGAGTCGTTGGATGACTTCTAACAGGGGTTGGTCGGATTTTACAGTGCTAGACGCTTCGATTGGTCGCATGATCTGTTTGATTTGAGTTGCTGTCCACTGTCCTACAGGAATTGATCGCAGATCATCAATATTGATTGTTCCCAATAGTTGTCCGTTGTCATCTGTAACTAAGAAGCGATTCCAGTTTTGCCATTTAAATAAACGTTCATCAGCAAATTCCCTGAGGGTAAGATGAGCAAAGACGATTGGGCTATCAAGAGTGACTGCATCTGCTGCTGTCAATCCTGTAAGTTGTTCTTGCACCCTAGCAAATTGGGCTGCGTTACCAGCATTTTGCAGCAAGAAGAAACCGATTAATAAGTTCCAGAAGCTAGCAAAGCTACCAAATAATATTAGTGGTAGTAAACCAGAGGCGATCGCTATCCAACCAAAGATTTGTCCAACTCGGCTGGCAAAAACCACACCTTTGTAAGGATTACCTGTAATCTTCCATACAATAGCTTTTAGTATATTGCCCCCGTCTAAAGGCAAGCCAGGAATGAGGTTAAATAGCGCTAATGCCAAATTTACAGTAGCAACTACAGTAAGAATCGCTGCTAATGGCCCAGATACCGCAGTCCCAAAACCAATAGCTGTAAAGATACCGAATAGAATTAAGCTTACTAAAGGACCAGCGATCGCTACCCAAAAAGCTTCAGCCGGAGTTTTCGATTCTTTTTCTAAGCTTGCCAATCCACCAAATATAAATAATGTAATTGATTTGACATCAATTCCTTGACGCATGGCAACAAAGCTGTGTCCTAGTTCATGAGCAACCACAGAGCTGAATAACAGTAGCGCTGTCATTAATCCTAGTAGCAAAGCTAACCCCGCCCCTAGCTGGGGAAATTGTGCCACTAGTCCACCGCTATAACTCCAAGTTACTAAACCCAAGACTAAAAACCAGGACGGATGGATATAAAAGGGAATCCCAAACAGGTTGCCAACGCGAATTGTGTTATTCATGCTGTTTACCTTTGATTTCAGCCACTAGAGGTTTTTGTTCCTCTTGATAGTTCTATCGTAACGAAATATTAAGCAATTTTAATCTTAGTTACTGTAGTGGTGTCCGTCCCTCTAGGTGCGGTTTGGCGACTTTTAGGAGAGTTGGGAAGCAAGTGGGGGACAAGCGTAAACAACAAGATCCCCGACTTCTTGGAGAAGTCGGAGATCTGAGCCGCGTAAGTCCTGTATTGAAAATAAAACTATAAATAATTTATAGTAATTACTTTTATAATTATTAAAGAAATAGAATTTTTGTATTTATCATTTACAGAAATAGTATCAATTGTTTTCATAAACTGGAATAGGAACTCTTTGGTAAATAAAATTTAAAATTTATTAGGTATTAAAACTTCATTTTCATAAGATTTGTATTTGTTAAAGACTACCACCTGTTTATATTCATATACTGGTTTTATTCCCAATCGTTTGCATGTTGCACGAGGAGGCCCAAAATGGTTCACACATACGAGGTATTAGTTGATATTAGAGAATATAGTGATCAGCTAAGCACTGGCTTTCAAAGCGGAACCACACGTTACGAAATTGATGCAGAGTCAAGAGAAAAAGCAGATGGTATGGCATTTCAACAGGCTAAAACTGACCATCCAAAAGGCACTGAATATGATATTAGAGTAACTAGGTTACTCAGATAAAACAAAATTTGAATTGTGCGTATTATTAATATCAAGCAGCGTAGTGGTGTCTACGCTGCTATTAAAAATTCAAATAATTTACTTAAAATTCGGGAATACAGAGTATTGGCTCTGTAGCTACTAATAACATCGAGCGATCGCTGTTATTTAGTATAAATCTCCTAATTTTTAAACTCTATACTCTATCTCACCACACTAGTAACACAGTGTGGTTTTATATCTGCAATTAGTCTTGGCTTCCGTTTAAATATAGTAGACCTCTTGCACGAATATTTGTAGTACTCCCCTTAGTCCCCCCTTGTCAAGGGGGAAAACAATATATTAACTCCCTCCACTTAGTAAGGGGAGGGTTGGGGTGAGGTTTTGAGGATTCATGCAAGAGGTCTAGTGGTTCATTTTGGTTATAAGCATCCACAAAGCTTCCATAGTCGTATAGCTTGGTTCAAGTGGCTATAGTCTGTATTACCTCTAAAAAATTTTGTAAAACAGTAGAAGAGCGATCGCGCCGCCAAACAGCCACTATCTCTAAAGTTGGTGTTTGTTCTTGAATTGCTCTATAAATAACACCTTTGCGTCCAATATTTTGGGCATTTGCTGGTAGCAAAGCGACTCCAACTCCACCAGCTACTAAGCTGAGTATAGTTAGCATCAATGTTGCTTCTTGAATCTCTTTCGGAACAAATTCTATCTGTTTCCAAAAGCTAACAATAGATTCATACAAGCTGTAAGGGAGATGAGATGGCGGTAAAATAAAAGACTCATCGCTCAGAGATTTTAAGGAAATTTCCTGCTGAGTAACAAAAGGATGATTTTCTGGAAGAGCAAGAACCAAGGATTCTTCTTGAATTTTCTTGACACATAATGTTTCGTCTTGACTGTTCAGAGATGACCAGTGCATTAAACCAATATCAATTTGTTGTGTTTGTAGTCCTTCTATCAAACTGTAGGCTGTACGTTCTTGTAAAATAAGTTTTACTTTAGGAAAATAATTCCGAAATTTCCTCAGGAGATCAGGTAAAACACTATTAGAAACTGAGCTATTGAAGCCTACTATCAGCCTTCCAATTGTACCTTGACTTGCTTGTTGTGCTGTCTCAATAGCATGGTTAACCTGAGCTAAGATTAAACGAGCTTGCTTAAGAAACTCTACTCCTGCATTTGTTAACCTTAGTGGACGTTTCTGGCGATCAAACAGTTTCACCTTTAATTTTGTCTCTAAATCTTTGAGTTGTTGACTGAGATTAGGTTGAGCCATATGTAACTCTTCAGCCACCTCACTAATGCTACAGTTTTTGTTTTCGGCTACAGCAATAAAGTAACGCAAGTGTCGCAACTCAAAATCTTGTAAGCGCTGAATTTCCATTGTTTATCAACTTCAACAATATATGATTTTTTATATATTATTATGCACAAACTATGCTAGCACTCATACTAAAATCTTCTTTATAATAACAACATAATTCGCTGAATTATTGAAAAAATAATCAATTATATTATTGCTTTAACAAGAACTAAAGGAGTTTTTTATGTCTTGTCAATCAATAAAAAAAGTTGCTGTTATTGGTGGAACTCACGGTAATGAATTAACTGGAGTTTACCTAATTAAAAAGTTTCAAAAATTTCCCCAGTTGATTGAACGAGCAAATTTTACTACTCTCACTTTACTAGCTAATCCCAAAGCTGTAGAAGTGGGTAGAAGATACATAGATACCGACTTAAATCGATGTTTTCAACCTGAAGATTTACAAAATCCGCATCTCATTAATTATGAACAAATACGAGCCAAACAAATTGCTCAGCATTTGCATCAAGAAAAAGTTGACTTTATTATCGATCTACACAGTTCAACTGCTCATATGGGAGTCACAATAATTTTGAATAATGATAATAGTTTCTTGCTACATCTAGCTGCCTATTTGAGTACAGTTAACCCGTTAGTCAAAATACTACAATATTCACAAAAACAAAAACCCTCTTATCTTAGGAGTCTTTGTGAATTAGGATTAGCAATAGAAGTAGGCCCAGTTCCCCAAGGTGTTTTAAATGGATATTTATTCTTACAAACAGAATTAGTGCTTTGTCAGATATTAGATTATATACAAAATAATAACCAGGGAATAAAACAGCCTATTGATAATAGTTTTTTGATTTATAAACAGGTAGAAACAATAGACTATCCAAGGAATGAGCAAGGAGAATTAAAAGCGATGGTTGCACCTCAACTTAAAGATTATGAGCCGCTTTATCCAAACTCTCCTATGTTTTTGGGATTTGATGGACAGGAAATCAGCTATCAAGGAAATTCGATTTGTTATCCCGTTTTTCTTGCTGAAGCTGCCTATCTTGAGAAACAAATCGCTATGTGTTTAACTATTCAGCAACAGGTGACTCTTTCAGATAATTTCGGTGAATAATTTATGCTTACTTTAATCTATATACAGCAAATTTCATCTGAGTGAGGTACAGAAGAACCCCACCCGCGCTGCGCGCCCCCTCTCCGCTTGTGCTTGGGGTTGGGGAAGTTGTACTCTATTTAGATGCAAAAGGCTGTATTTGCCGAAATAAACAATTGCTGCGCTTTAGCGTTAGCTGTAGTTTCTGTTTTGATAGGTTTAAGTTGAGTCCATTGTTCAGACTGGGAACGCTGTTGTCTAAGTCTTCTATAGTAGAACATCATACGACAATCGTCAACAGACGTACGATAATTTATAATAAATAGAAAACGATGATTTACTAGAGGTGGACACTGTGAAAGTCAGACGCTATGTAGAAATTAAAGTTGAAGGATTAGGAGCAAAAATTAGACAAGCTAGAAAAGCTGATGGGCGTTCAGTCGAGGTTTTGGCAGGAGAAGCTCAAATTAGCCGAGCTTACTGGCATGATATTGAAGCGGAACGGATACGGGATACTTTACCTGAAGATACCCTGAGAAAGATTGAGCGAGTGCTTAATATTGATTTAGGAGTAAAATTTGATGATTAATCCTTCAATCAACAACTCTTTAAACTGCTCTCACCCTAGATGTTTCTACAGGAGCGATCGCCTGCTCGATTTGAATTGCGATACAGGTTGTAGTATCTGGTAATTTTGCTGCCATTGTTCAGATAGTTACTCCATGCTTCTGGGTGTATTGACTACTTGATGCATTCTCCAAGGAAGACCACGATATCTGCCGATAATTTCTCCCTCTTGAACTTCAACACTTACATCTGTTGCTTGGTAGTAACTACCACGATATTTATGTGTTGCTTCATGCTCAATTTTTGGAGCTTGGGAACTAATTACTTCCTGGTTATAACCATTGTTGAATTGTTCTTGTTCTTTTTCCTGCTGCTTCAGTTTGTACTCGTTTTGTTGTAGTAGTTTTTTGGTACTAACGAGAACGACTACTAGTAACAAAAGCTGTACTTGCCAAGGCGCTAATATCAAGCCTAAAACTAGGCTAACAGCGGCTACTACACCTATAATCTGCCCGATTTCATCGGTGCTTTTCTTAAAAATATAGGCAGTTACTAGACCAGTAAAAAGTGGTATCAAAAACAACAAGGCCATTTTTCTTTCACCTCTGAACTAAACCAGAAGCGCTAATTTTTAGTATTTTAATATTGGGGCTGAAGTTTAAAGACGTGTAGTAATTATACACTCATGTTGTTTTTAAGTCATAATGCGCTACTCAATAAACAACAACACCGTTAATAAGGATTCCAAAAAAGTCTAATATATTAGCTTATCATCATACGCTTGCATAATCAAAGCTATCTAAGGTATTACCTTGATGGAGTAGCTTTTCTGACTGACACCCAATGCTGAACATTCCTCAACTACTGGCAACTGAACTTAACCTCAAAGCCTATCAGGTGCAAAATGCCCTAGAACTCCTGGCTGAGGGTGCAACTATTCCCTTCATTGCACGTTACCGCAAAGAACGCACTGGGGAAATGAATGAAGTCCAACTGCGCGACTTAGCAGATAGACATACCTACTTGACAGAACTAGAAGAACGAAAATCGGTAATTTTAAATGCGATCGCTGAACAAGGTAAACTCACTGACGAACTCAAAGCAAAAATCACAGCTTGTTTACAAAAAACAGAACTGGAAGATTTGTATTTACCCTTCCGTCCTAAGCGTCGTACCCGCGCCACCGTCGCCAGAGAAAAAGGACTAGAACAATTAGCAGAATTTATCAAATCGTTGAATACCAAAAATGCTGCACCCGCAAACTTGGAAGAAGAAGCAGCGAAGTATATTTCTGAAGACAAAGGAGTTAAAACGGCAGAAGAGGCGCTAAAGGGTGCATCTGATATCCTTGCAGAGGAAATAGCAGAAAAAGCTGATTTACGTGCATATCTGCGTGAATATCTGCTAGAGGAGGGAATATTTGTCTCCCGGATCAAAGATGAACATCCTGAAGGTACAACTAAGTTTGAGATGTACCGCAACTATCAGATTAAAGTTAAGAATATCGCACCCCACAACCTGCTAGCTTTATGTCGGGGTGAAAATGAGGGAGTGTTGAGTTTTGACATTTCCTTTGATGAGGATATGGTGCTTTCCTATTTAGAAGCCCAGGAAATTCGCTCCAAACACCGTCCTATCCGTAACTTTTATCAGGAAATGCTCAAAGATGCCTTCAACCGCCTGATGAAAACTTCTTTAATCAGCGAGGTAATCTCACAGAAGAAACTATACGCTGATGTTGAGTCAATTAAGACATTTGAAGCAAACCTGCGGGAGTTACTGCTGTCTGCACCTGCGGGAATGAAACCAACAATGGCGATCGATCCAGGGTTTAGAACTGGGTGTAAAGTTGCCATTCTCAATGAAACCGGAAAATTTTTGGAGTATCAAGCGGTATTTCCACACCAAGCAGCCGAACAACGTCTGAAAGCGGCACAAATATTGAAAAATCTTATAGAAAAATACAATATAGAGTTAATCGCTATTGGCAATGGTACAGCTTCCCGTGAGACAGACGAGTTTGTCACAGAAGTTTTGCAGACTTTGGAACGTAAACCGATAAAAGTTATAGTTAATGAGTCTGGTGCATCTATATATAGTGCTAGTAAAGTTGCAGCACAAGAATTTCCCGATTTAGATGTTACCGTACGCGGTGCAATTAGCATCGGTCGCCGCTTGCAAGATCCCTTAGCGGAACTAGTGAAAATCGATCCCAAATCTATTGGTGTGGGACAATATCAGCACGACGTAGATCAGAAGTTGCTGAAAAAGAAATTAGACGAAACGGTTGAAAGCTGTGTTAACTACGTCGGTGTAGATTTAAATACTGCTTCTAAAGAACTTTTGACTTTTGTTTCTGGGATTACGCCCACCGTTGCCAACAATATTGTCACCTACCGCAACCAAAACGGAGCCTTTAAAAATCGTCGGGAACTGCTGAAAGTTCCCAAGTTGGGGCCAAAAGCCTTTGAACAAGCAGCAGGTTTTCTGCGGATTCGTAATGGTAAAAATCCCTTAGACAATACTGCTGTACATCCAGAAAGTTATTCAGTAGTGGAAGCGATCGCTACCGACTTAAATGTACCCTTACAACAAGTGACAGAAATTGCCGAAAAACTCAAAAAGGCAAATTTGAAAAAATACGTCACCAAAACCGTAGGTGAACCAACCCTACGCGACATCCTCAAAGAACTAGAAAAACCAGGCAGAGATCCCCGTGCCGAGTTTAAGTATGCCACCTTCCAAGAAGGAATTAAAGAAATTTCTGATCTCAAAGAGGGGATGGAACTAGAAGGTATCGTCACGAATGTTGCTAACTTTGGTGCATTCGTTGATATTGGCGTCCACCAGGATGGTTTAGTGCATATCTCCCAACTTGCAGACAGATTTGTGGATGATCCCAAGAAAATCGTGAAAGTGGGACAAGTCGTGAAAGTGCGAGTGATGGAAGTTAATGAGAAATTGAAGCGGATTGGTTTGTCGATGAAGGGTGTGAAGCAGTAAATTCTCTATTTTCACATCATGTATAAAAATTGTTCGTAGTAAGGACTTTAGTCCTCTTATTTTAAAGCAACGACTCTAGTCGTTACTACGAGATTATATCTAGTGTGTGTATTATTTGTTGCACAAAAGCTACTATCATAAATTGGTAAGTTAAGCTACACGTATGACATGAAACCCACAAATGAACAAACTCAGGGACTTTATCGATTGTGTTACCGACTTACTAATGTCATATATCAGTGAGAAGTCAATCTATGATTCTTCACTGCCACTCCTTAAGTACAAAATGCTCTAGATTATGGGAGTAACGTTTAAATGAGCGGTGCTTTCGATACTTTTATAGGTGTTCTCTCCATCTTATCTACTGTGTTATGGTTGTCATCAGTAGTATACAAACGTCGTAAGAGACTGCTTGTTGAAAATGCTAAGTTTGTAGTAGCTGTGCCAGAGTCTAGATGGAGTGATTCAACCAGTTATTTGGCGGTAATTCCGAGAGAGAGCTTTAAAGATGATAAGGTTAAAGATGGTCGCTCGCCCTTTAAATTTATAGTTATTCGCCCTGAGCTAGAAGGGCTTTATAGGAAAAGAGTTGTAAAAAAAGACTTTGATCATACTAGAAAAAGCACTGTTCGTACCGAAGCTAAGTTGTATGACCTCAAATTAATTAAGGAAACCTATAACCTGGATGACATTTTCATACCTAAAGACAATTATCATAACTTTAAAAATTGGCAAGAGATAGGAGAGATGCTCAGAGAAACTTGGAGAATAGATGCAAAAAATCTCTGAGTACAGAGTTAGCATTGGGGAAATTCGTACTAAAATACCATTTGCCGCTGCTTCTAACATATATTCGGGGTATGTTCAGATGTATGAACAAACAATTCTTAAACTGGAAAATGAAATTAAATCAGGAGAGAGATTTAGTGAAGAACTCAAGCAATTAATTCATGAATATTTGCTTGGTATGGAACTATCTGGAATAGATCCTATTGAAGTAATCAACGAAGTCGATAGCTCAAGACAAAAGAATAAAGAATTAGATTCAGACCTCAAAGTCAGATATAGCTCTCTTCTCCGTGATGCGGAAATTTATTTAGACACAATAGACGAGTATTCGGAGATCATGAAATCTTTGGACAACTTTTAAGGGTAGTTATCTCATGCAAACTACTATCAATATTGATGAAGCCCTTCTCAACGAAGCGTTCCAACTTGCCAATCTTACCAATCAAGAAGAACTCATTAATCTAGCGTTACAGGAATTTGTATGATCGCGCCGCAAGAAAAATCTTCTCGATCTCGCGGGACAAATTCAGTTTGCCCCAGACTTTGACCACAAAACCCTGCGCGAAACTCGTCATGTTGCTGATTGATATATCTGTTTGGATCAGCGTCTTCCGTGATCGCAGTGGTCAAGTTCGTCAGCAACTCGAAACCCTGATTGCTAATCGAGAAGTAATACTCTCCCGATTTACTCAGCTGGAACTGCTTCAAGGTAGCTTGAACGAGCAAGAATGGAGTCTCCTCTCTACGTACCTAGAAACACAAGATGACGTTGAACTTACAGATCAGTCTTGGCAAGCAGCAGCCCACATCTACTTTGACCTGCGCCGTCAAGGGCTTACCGTTCGCAGTCCAATCGACTGCTGCATTGCTCAAGTTGCGCTAGAAAACAATTTACTTTTGGTTCACAATGATCGCGACTTTGAAACTATTGTCCAAGTCCGACCTCTCCAGAGCCTTCGCTTTCAACCTTAAATTCTCTTCGTACTTGAAGGTAATCTATGGGGTAAGCCAGCTAATCGGGTCGAGGAGAGCATTTAACTCCCCCCTCCCACACCACCCATCGTGCGGGTCCGCAATGGGCGGTTCATGAAGACGCGCAAACAACACTGATAGTTAAGCGTATCCTTGAACTTTCATCCAAAGATTCCGAATTGATAACAATCCCTGTTGTTCCAACCATTCATTGGTCATTCCCGTTTGCGTCGCTAACGTTTTCGACAACCGCCAATAACCTTTGCGGCTAATGCCGGTCAAAATTGCATGACGCTTACTTGTCCCCAGTTTGAGCAAGTTAGCAATGCGGGTTCTCGGTCTGCGCCACTGCTTCCAATAGCACATGCGAATCCTTCGCCTTAACCAACCATCTAGCTCTTCAATCGGGGTGTAGTGCTGGGAAATGCCAAAGTAGTTCATCCACCCGCGCAAGTATCGGTTCAATCGCTCGAATCGCTCTGCCATAGAAACGCCCCAACTGCGTGACGTTAAGCCGCGCAATCGATGTTTGAACGCTTGCATGGCAATGTCAGAGGCGAAGATGCGAATCCCTCGGAACGTAAATCCCAGGTAATTCAGATCCTCGATCTTGACCACTCGGCTCTTTTCCCGATTAACCTTCAACTTGAGGACTTGTGTGAGGTAACGGCTGATTTTCACCATCACCCGTTTCCCTGCCCGTCTACTTTTGACCAGAATGACTAGGTCATCTACATAGCGAACAAAGCGATGCCCTCTTGCTTCGAGTTCCTTGTCCAAGTCGTCCAATAAGACATTGGAAAACAAAGGTGAAAGTGGAGAGCCTTGCGGCGTCCCCCATTCGGTCGGTTCAACGGTGCTTCCGACCAAAACTCCGGCTCGCAGGTAACGACCGATTAACCGCAATAGCACTTTATCAGCTACTTTACGGGCGATCCGGGACATCAAGACATCGTGGTTGACAGTATCAAAGAATTTTTCCAGATCCAGATCCACCGCGATGCGGTATCCCGATTTGAGGATCGTTTTCACCTGTCGGATTGCTCCGTGAGCCGAACGATTCGGGCGGCACCCATAGCTTGAGTCAGAAAACTCTGGCTCAAAGATGGGCGATAGTACTTGGAGGATGGCTTGCTGGATTACCCGGTCTACGACACAAGGGACACCTAGCTTTCTTTCTCCCTTGCCCTGGGGCTTGGGAATGACCACCCGCCTGACAGGGCGAGGTTGGTAACTGCCATCGAGTAGGGATTGGCGAATCTCACTCCAATGTTCTCTGGCATAAGCTGGAAAATCCTCTAGGCTCATCCCGTCACTGCCGGGGGCACCCTGGTTGGACTTCACCCTTGCCCATGCCCGCTTGACATTGTCGCGCTCTAAGATTCGCGCCATCAGGTTATCTAAGGCTGGTTCTCTGTCATCACGCCAAACCCGATCTCCCCCGTCCGGGTTCATCAATGGGCTTGAGTTGTTCATCACTCCTCCTTAGTTCGTTCATGTTCAGCCCTTCATCCCAGTGGGACTACTATGGCTTCTGCTGACTTCTGGCGGGCTTAACATCGGGGTTTCCCCCAAATGTGCTGTTCTTGCTGCCTTAGGGTTCTGTGGCTCCCTAGCCGTTTCCAGCTAGACCTCAATCAGACTCCCATCGCAGTGAGAACCGCAACCCGACAGACCTCCCCGGATAAGAGTGTGAACTGTCTCTGCACAACCGCGTCATTTACTGTGTTCCCTGAACCAGAGGGCTTCGTTGTGTTGTGCCAACTCGCCCCAGGACTGTCTCAGCCTTCTATGACGTTTCTGTTCGTCGGCTTGCAGATTTGCCGCTGGCTTCCTTCAGACCCTTCCTCACAGAAGTGCCCTTGCCTTAAGCTAGGAGTTGTCGTCACTCGGCTCCAAGACTTTCGAGCATTTGGACGCTGGTTCTCCTCCAGGGGACTTTCACCCCATTAGTTCACGCCCATGCCGGGCGTACACACTGCGTTGGTGCGGACGGTACAGAGGTTATCGGTAGGTGTTCGAGCTTGTCTGCCGCCGCACAACTGTGCCGTTAGCCTTCTATAAGTTATCTGTCGGAAGATGGTTGAGAGGCTTGTTGGGGGGATGCAATCATTACTCCTTGAGCAGGGCTGTAAAGGCACTTCATTTCTTCTCCGACTACTGGGTGCTGATGCTATTGATTTTACTTTGTTAGCCTATAGAAATTGTCTACTATTGTTAACATTCTAGTTTCATATAAGCAGCTATTAGAAGCAAATTCTCGCTATGCAATCTTTGCTCTTGCGAAACTTAAAATTCACTATTCCAACAGCCCTAGTATTCTTAGCTCTTGGATACATTATTAGTATACCGATGAGCTTTTATCTCGATGCTTATGCAGCAAAATGGCAATTCAATCTCGACCATTCGGGTCTACGTATTGAAACGGAAAGGCTTGATACTCTTAGAAAATTTCAGACTACGGTAGCTCTTGGAAGTGCAATTTTGGGAGTTGTAGTAGCTCAAACAACTTTCGCTATGTGCATATTTGTTGAAAAAGATGATTATAAAAGCGAAGGCTAACCACCCTGCTGGAGCGAACTGACAAGAAATCTTAGTCAAGTTGCGAGTATTATTTGCAGCCGCTCAAGCGAATCGTTAGCTTGCTGCGCGTAGTTTGACGAAAGTTGCGGCATTTTATCAGAATTTAATGCACGACATGAAAACTCAGTATTACACCGCATCCAGCCTTGATGGATTTATCGCTGATTCAAACAATTCACTCGATTGGCTTTTACAATTAGGCAACGTGTCGGAAACCAGCTATCCGCAGTTCTTTAGCGAAGTCGGTGCTATCGCTATGGGTTCAACAACTTATGAGTGGATTTTGAACCATCATAAAATTGAACATGGAGAATACCCGAAAACATGGGTCTATCAGCAACCTACATGGGTTTTCAGTTCACGTACTCTGCCGACGATTGACGGTGCGAATGTTCATTTCGTCAAAGGCGATGTTCAGCCTGTTCACGCAGAAATGGCAAAAGTTGCGGGCGATAAAAACATTTGGCTGGTCGGCGGGGGCGACTTGGCGGGTCAGTTTTTCGATGCGGATTTATTGGACGAAATAATTGTGACGATTGCTTCCGTCACTCTTGGCAGTGGCGCGCCCTTGCTGCCGCGCGTCATCACGACTCCGCCTCTCAAATTGCTATCTGCCACAACTTATGGAACAGCTTTCGCAGAATTGCGCTATGAGATTTGCAGATCAAAAGCATCAACAGCAAGC
Above is a genomic segment from Fischerella sp. JS2 containing:
- the ltrA gene encoding group II intron reverse transcriptase/maturase; this translates as MNNSSPLMNPDGGDRVWRDDREPALDNLMARILERDNVKRAWARVKSNQGAPGSDGMSLEDFPAYAREHWSEIRQSLLDGSYQPRPVRRVVIPKPQGKGERKLGVPCVVDRVIQQAILQVLSPIFEPEFSDSSYGCRPNRSAHGAIRQVKTILKSGYRIAVDLDLEKFFDTVNHDVLMSRIARKVADKVLLRLIGRYLRAGVLVGSTVEPTEWGTPQGSPLSPLFSNVLLDDLDKELEARGHRFVRYVDDLVILVKSRRAGKRVMVKISRYLTQVLKLKVNREKSRVVKIEDLNYLGFTFRGIRIFASDIAMQAFKHRLRGLTSRSWGVSMAERFERLNRYLRGWMNYFGISQHYTPIEELDGWLRRRIRMCYWKQWRRPRTRIANLLKLGTSKRHAILTGISRKGYWRLSKTLATQTGMTNEWLEQQGLLSIRNLWMKVQGYA
- a CDS encoding dihydrofolate reductase family protein, with product MTKVAAFYQNLMHDMKTQYYTASSLDGFIADSNNSLDWLLQLGNVSETSYPQFFSEVGAIAMGSTTYEWILNHHKIEHGEYPKTWVYQQPTWVFSSRTLPTIDGANVHFVKGDVQPVHAEMAKVAGDKNIWLVGGGDLAGQFFDADLLDEIIVTIASVTLGSGAPLLPRVITTPPLKLLSATTYGTAFAELRYEICRSKASTAS